A single window of Crassostrea angulata isolate pt1a10 chromosome 8, ASM2561291v2, whole genome shotgun sequence DNA harbors:
- the LOC128158042 gene encoding uncharacterized protein LOC128158042 isoform X1, translated as MKYLLVLCVAFHTVTTSAVATTNNRILLSTVLVGTALAASLCDEYIFSLTEKALLTTTILILIFPRQQHSQIVSNLPKETCTVPGYTDHPLFGCFRFVTDATPVSHSDATQQCAKDGGRLLLVNSAEEEAELVKLLQTPKRVAFIQGTRSVGSSIWLADDGTSLPYLPSVVANQAIPTATVLTLGKFFTAVDPTDLQGNYFCEI; from the exons ATGAAATATCTACTTGTATTATGTGTGGCATTTCACACGGTGACTACGTCAGCTGTAGCGACAACAAACAACCGCATTCTACTGAGCACTGTGTTAGTTGGAACTGCTTTGGCAGCATCTCTTT GTGATGAGTATATCTTTAGTCTCACAGAGAAGGCCCTCTTGACTACCACAATCCTGATTTTGATTTTTCCTAGACAGCAGCATAGCCAGATTGTTTCAA ATCTTCCAAAAGAAACATGTACAGTCCCAGGATACACAGACCATCCGCTGTTTGGATGCTTTCGTTTCGTGACAGATGCTACCCCTGTGTCCCATTCTGATGCCACACAACAGTGTGCAAAGGATGGTGGTCGACTGTTGTTGGTTAATTCGGCTGAAGAGGAGGCTGAACTAGTGAAACTACTTC AGACACCAAAGAGGGTAGCGTTCATACAAGGCACAAGAAGTGTAGGTTCCTCTATATGGTTGGCTGACGATGGCACTTCTCTTCCTTATCTGCCCTCGGTAGTCGCCAATCAAGCCATTCCTACAGCAACAGTCTTGACTCTGGGCAAGTTCTTTACTGCAGTGGACCCAACAGACCTTCAAGGAAATTATTTTTGTGAAATCTAA
- the LOC128158042 gene encoding uncharacterized protein LOC128158042 isoform X2: MKYLLVLCVAFHTVTTSAVATTNNRILLSTVLVGTALAASLYLPKETCTVPGYTDHPLFGCFRFVTDATPVSHSDATQQCAKDGGRLLLVNSAEEEAELVKLLQTPKRVAFIQGTRSVGSSIWLADDGTSLPYLPSVVANQAIPTATVLTLGKFFTAVDPTDLQGNYFCEI; the protein is encoded by the exons ATGAAATATCTACTTGTATTATGTGTGGCATTTCACACGGTGACTACGTCAGCTGTAGCGACAACAAACAACCGCATTCTACTGAGCACTGTGTTAGTTGGAACTGCTTTGGCAGCATCTCTTT ATCTTCCAAAAGAAACATGTACAGTCCCAGGATACACAGACCATCCGCTGTTTGGATGCTTTCGTTTCGTGACAGATGCTACCCCTGTGTCCCATTCTGATGCCACACAACAGTGTGCAAAGGATGGTGGTCGACTGTTGTTGGTTAATTCGGCTGAAGAGGAGGCTGAACTAGTGAAACTACTTC AGACACCAAAGAGGGTAGCGTTCATACAAGGCACAAGAAGTGTAGGTTCCTCTATATGGTTGGCTGACGATGGCACTTCTCTTCCTTATCTGCCCTCGGTAGTCGCCAATCAAGCCATTCCTACAGCAACAGTCTTGACTCTGGGCAAGTTCTTTACTGCAGTGGACCCAACAGACCTTCAAGGAAATTATTTTTGTGAAATCTAA